The following is a genomic window from Apis cerana isolate GH-2021 linkage group LG6, AcerK_1.0, whole genome shotgun sequence.
CCTCCATAGCCGATTGCTTCCCTTGAAGCGCCACGCTTTCCTTCGACAGCAGATCGAAACCCTCGGTCTTAACCTCGGCGACGAGGTTAGGGTGCGGCCAAGGTATGTGAGGAATCGGCCAATGGGCGGCCGATCTCGGCCAAACACCCGAACATTTGAACGCCGGCGTGATCTGGACCACGTATCTCTCCCTGATCCGCAGCTTTACCTCGGTCGTGTCCGCTATCATCTTCACGGAATCTCTGTAGGCGCACTTGTCGCATGCCTGCGCCACCAACGTTTGAAATCTCGAGCGGATCTTTCGCGCGGACAGGTAGCCGGAGGCGGTGATGAACTCGACCCAGAGCGACATGGACCTCTTCCGGCCGTCGCTGAGCTTGAGCACGGCGCAACCCGGCAGGGTGCCGTCGTCGACGAAGTTGAACACTCCCATCTGGTTCAGGTAGAGGACCACCTCGAATTCTCCCGGCGAGATCACCTCGAGGCCCTCGTACCGGCCGTTGCACTCGGTCAAAGAGGAGATGAACCGTGGCTCCTGCACCTCCACCTCCTTCAACACCTCCTGCACCACCTTGCACACTTCTCTGATCGTCTTCTGTACCTGGCCCATGCGAGCTTGAACCCGCTCGCCGTAATACTTGTTCATCTGATAGAGCATCTTCGACTGGGCTGCCATCATGTCCTGGGGCAACAGCATGTTGTCGCGGTATCCTGTCCCGATAACAATGAAGATTTCTGGTGAACTGTTCCGAACTGGAACCGATTCAGGTCTCATTCTTTCGCGTGGACACGCGTCATCCCGATCAATTTCGCTTTACTGTCCATGGTCTCGAGTTGTTTTCCTTAAAATCCGGCCCGGTTTCGGATTCGATTATCGCGACGATAATTGATGGAAATCACTGTGGAGAAAGAGTCACGGAACGAAGGAAACGTGGCCGAGCGTAGTTGGATCGGGCGTCGGCAGGTGTTGTACGAGCGCGACTCGAGGTGCTCCGCGCGCGCGACGACAGAGAGAGCACCGGTGGTGACCACCAACCCGTTCCACTGGCGTTGTAGTTGTGTGCCGGTTTCCAAAGTCCCGCCTTTAGCAACGACAGGGTCACGTGGAGCGTGCGCGGTTTCGCCACGCCCCCTGTCGTCCCTCCTCTCTTGCCACTGCACCGCGCGCACTGTCACACGGGCATCTCACACCCTTTCGACCCGTTCGTCGTATTTTTCATCCCGCTTTAGTTATTTAGCGCGGTTCCTTTCGTCGTGAACGGGG
Proteins encoded in this region:
- the LOC107993731 gene encoding protein mab-21-like; protein product: MRPESVPVRNSSPEIFIVIGTGYRDNMLLPQDMMAAQSKMLYQMNKYYGERVQARMGQVQKTIREVCKVVQEVLKEVEVQEPRFISSLTECNGRYEGLEVISPGEFEVVLYLNQMGVFNFVDDGTLPGCAVLKLSDGRKRSMSLWVEFITASGYLSARKIRSRFQTLVAQACDKCAYRDSVKMIADTTEVKLRIRERYVVQITPAFKCSGVWPRSAAHWPIPHIPWPHPNLVAEVKTEGFDLLSKESVALQGKQSAMEGDAWVLSFTEAETRLLQGGCRRRCLSILKTLRDRHLDLPGNPVTSYHMKTLLLYECEKHPLETEWDEGCIADRINGIFLQLISCLQCRRCPHYFLPNLDLFKGKSPSGLENAAKQVWRLTRELLTNSRALEKL